Proteins encoded in a region of the Vicia villosa cultivar HV-30 ecotype Madison, WI linkage group LG5, Vvil1.0, whole genome shotgun sequence genome:
- the LOC131607125 gene encoding lignin-forming anionic peroxidase-like → MANTMITATSFAVTLVLLATMSICDAQLSSTFYDSTCPDALTTIRTAIRTAVSKERRMAASLIRLHFHDCFVQGCDASILLDDSTTIQTEKTALPNLNSVRGFQVIDNAKSQVEKVCPGVVSCADIVAVAARDASFAVGGPSWTVKLGRRDSTTASKSFANTDLPLFTDDLQTLISKFTNKGLTAKEMVTLSGAHTIGQAQCFTFRGRIYNNASDIDAGFASTRQRGCPSISSTSNNQKLAALDLVTPNSFDNNYFKNLIQKKGLLQSDQVLFSGGSTDSIVSQYSQNPTAFKSDFAAAMIKMGDIQPLTGSAGIIRSICSAPN, encoded by the exons ATGGCTAATACAATGATCACTGCTACTAGTTTTGCTGTTACATTGGTGCTGCTAGCCACAATGTCAATATGTGATGCACAGTTGTCTTCTACTTTTTACGACAGTACATGTCCCGATGCACTAACCACCATTAGAACTGCCATTCGTACTGCTGTCTCTAAAGAGCGTCGCATGGCTGCATCTCTCATTCGCCTTCATTTTCATGACTGCTTTGTGCAGGGCTGTGATGCATCAATTTTGCTCGATGACAGTACCACAATCCAGACCGAAAAGACTGCACTTCCTAATCTTAACTCAGTAAGAGGATTTCAAGTCATCGATAATGCAAAATCACAGGTAGAGAAAGTATGTCCCGGAGTCGTGTCTTGTGCAGACATAGTTGCTGTAGCAGCACGTGATGCATCATTCGCT GTTGGTGGTCCATCATGGACAGTGAAACTTGGAAGAAGAGACTCTACTACAGCAAGTAAAAGTTTCGCCAATACTGACCTTCCTTTGTTTACAGACGATCTTCAAACTCTTATATCTAAATTTACAAATAAAGGTCTTACCGCCAAAGAGATGGTTACACTATCTG GTGCGCACACAATCGGACAAGCTCAATGCTTTACTTTTCGTGGTAGGATATACAACAATGCTAGTGACATAGATGCTGGATTCGCTAGCACTCGCCAACGTGGTTGTCCATCTATCAGTTCCACTTCAAACAATCAAAAGTTAGCAGCACTGGACTTGGTTACACCAAATTCTTTTGACAACAACTACttcaaaaatttaattcaaaagaaAGGTCTTCTACAATCTGACCAAGTTCTTTTCAGTGGAGGATCTACAGATTCTATCGTTTCTCAATACAGTCAAAATCCTACAGCTTTCAAGTCTGATTTTGCAGCTGCTATGATAAAGATGGGAGATATTCAACCATTAACCGGATCCGCCGGAATCATAAGAAGTATTTGCAGTGCTCCCAACTAA